Genomic DNA from Pelosinus sp. UFO1:
TAGGCTTACCGCCAGCTTTGGCTGCTGGACTCATTTTAGTAGGCGCCTGCCCTAGTGGCACAGCCTCGAACGTTATGACTTTTATTGCCAAAGGAGACACTGCTTTATCCGTCACCGTATCTAGCTTTAATACCATATTGGCTCCCATTCTTACACCCTTTATCTTTTTATACTTTGCCGGCACGATGATTCCCATTCAAGCGGGCGCCTTGCTAGTAGACATATTAAAAATTGTTTTATTACCTGTATTTATTGGTATTACCCTGCGTATGATTGCCTCCTCTTTGGTTGATAAAGTAAACAACCTAATCCCCGCCTTCTCAGTTATCGCTATTATTATGATTATTACTGCCGTAGTCGCCCTAAACGCCACCAAACTGGTTACTATTGCTGGCATGGCCTTCCTAGCCGTTATTCTGCATAATAGCATTGGTCTTTTCCTAGGTTATGCCTCTTCTCGCGTCACAGGCATGAGTGAAAGTAAAGCAAGAGCTATTTCTTTCGAAATCGGCATGGAAAACTCCGGTCTCGCTGTCGCTTTAGCCATGGCTCATCTTGATCCTATCGCAGCGATTCCAGGTGCTATCTTTAGTGTGTGGCACAACTTCAGTGGCAGCCTACTCGCAGGATTTTGGAGTACTCGTAAAATAAATAACCAAAAGACTCTCTAATCGTTTTAAATTATGAAAGGTCCTGTTGTGGCACATAAGCCTAGCAGGACCTTTTACTTTTACTTTTATCAATATTTATGTTTATATCTTCTGTTGTTTTTTCTATTTGATTAGCAATAGTTCATTATTATTTTCCTTTCCTGTTTGAGTATTACATATTATGGAAATACTCTTATAGGTATGGAGGTAATGCAATGAAAAAAACGTTTATAACTCTAACTATTGTACTTGGCTTTTTACTTTTTGTTCCTGCTTTGACTTTTGCAAGTTGGGGCTGGGAGCCTACTGATAATCCCGTTCCTTATTATTATCAAGCATGGGGAAAATGGTATAATAACGAGGATTTCAGAGTTTTTATGGTGCAAATAGAGGAATCAACCTATAAATACGTCTTCGACTACAATGGAACTTTTATCGGTGGCTGGATGACATATATGCCCATGCGATTGCCATAAGCCTTTAACTTTCTTTTTATACTGATCTAAACAATAAGTAGCTCATGAATTAATTCAATTCATGAGCTACTTTACTTACTATTGTGTATATATTTCCTAATAAATTCTTACATATTTTATCTAATAAAATGAGTAAAGACTTTATCTTCTCTTTCTGGTTGCTTCACTTGGTCTTTTCCAAACTCTACTAATTTCATCAGCCAAGCCATATTTTTACCAAGGACTCTTGTGATTTGGTTCCCCTCTCCATCTTCCTGAGCATCCCCTGGTTTTGTACCGTGTATAACATTCCAATAATTTGACGTTGGCATTAACATTTCTGCATATGTAACATAATGATTTAATTGATCGAAAGTCGTAACGCCGCCGGAACGTCTCACAGCAACAACACTTGCTCCGATCTTATGTCGCAACATGGATTTATTAACAGATGTAACATAAAACCCTCGATCCAAAAATGCTTTCATCGTTGCTCCGATTCCAGAATAATGAACAGGCGATCCTAGTATAATACCATCTGCTTCTTTCATCTTTTGAATCCACTCATTTACCTCATCGCCAATTACGCACTTTTCATTTTGATTTCTTACACAGCCGCCACAAGCCGTACAGCCTCGAATCACCTTATTGCCAACATGTACAATTTCAACTTCTATACCCTCTGCTTCTAGCTCCTGGGCTACTCCCTTTATTGCGTGGTATGTATTCCCTTCTTTTGTAGGACTGCCATTAAAAGCTACAACTTTCATTTTTATACCCTCTTTCTTTTTTCTTTAAAATCACCTAGTATCATAGTAGATGATAAGACCTTCTTTGACAAGTACGCACTTAATGGTATGGTAGTTCCTATATATATACTTTCATCCTTACTGTGTTCCTACGCGGCGAATAATTTCAACGACAGTTTCAGCAGACTTTACCAGCGATTGTACTGGCAAAAATTCATATTTCCCATGGAAATTGTGTCCTCCCGTAAATAGGTTTGGACAAGGTAATCCCATGAAAGATAAGCGCGCACCATCGGTACCACCACGAATTGGTTTGGTTATAGGATGTACGTCAACAGCCTTCATCGATTGGCATGCTAAATCTATGATATGCATTACTGGCTCAACTTTTTCTCGCATGTTGTAGTACATATCGGTAATTTCCAAGGTAATGGTTCTTGGGCCATATTTAGCATTAAAGGTGTTAGCCATAGTGACTAACAGTGCTTTACGTTGTTCATATTTTTCAGAATCATGATCCCGCACTAAAAGACTTATTTCGGCGTATTCTACACCACCATTTAATTTATTGACATGAAAAAATCCTTCATAACCGTCTGTATACTCAGGCCGTTGACCAGCAGGTAACAACTGTTGCCACTCTGCAGCAATACTCAGAGCATTGACCATCTTACCTTTTGCTGCTCCTGGATGAACGCTTCGCCCTTGAACCTTTATTGTGACATTAGCTGCATTGAAATTTTCATACTCAATAGC
This window encodes:
- a CDS encoding bile acid:sodium symporter family protein gives rise to the protein MRFIRTLSNYITQYFPLWVVLFAAAAFFQPAPFKPLGTYIPYLLGLIMLGMGLTMSLNDFKLVLTRPKDVLFGIVLRYIIMPVVAFLVAKLLGLPPALAAGLILVGACPSGTASNVMTFIAKGDTALSVTVSSFNTILAPILTPFIFLYFAGTMIPIQAGALLVDILKIVLLPVFIGITLRMIASSLVDKVNNLIPAFSVIAIIMIITAVVALNATKLVTIAGMAFLAVILHNSIGLFLGYASSRVTGMSESKARAISFEIGMENSGLAVALAMAHLDPIAAIPGAIFSVWHNFSGSLLAGFWSTRKINNQKTL
- a CDS encoding flavodoxin family protein, whose protein sequence is MKVVAFNGSPTKEGNTYHAIKGVAQELEAEGIEVEIVHVGNKVIRGCTACGGCVRNQNEKCVIGDEVNEWIQKMKEADGIILGSPVHYSGIGATMKAFLDRGFYVTSVNKSMLRHKIGASVVAVRRSGGVTTFDQLNHYVTYAEMLMPTSNYWNVIHGTKPGDAQEDGEGNQITRVLGKNMAWLMKLVEFGKDQVKQPEREDKVFTHFIR
- the pepT gene encoding peptidase T, with protein sequence MKIKKEELIQRFLQYVAIDTQSNDQNHQCPSTQGQKILAKYVADELEKIGLDEVEIDKNGYVTATLPENGFRQAPVVGFISHLDTSPDMTGTSPKPRLVPSYDGNDILLNKEHSIVLSPRDFPELTAYVGQDLLVTDGTTLLGADDKAGMCAIVSAVKYLIEHPEIQHGKVRIGFTPDEEIGRGADLFNVPAFGAAFAYTVDGGEIGAIEYENFNAANVTIKVQGRSVHPGAAKGKMVNALSIAAEWQQLLPAGQRPEYTDGYEGFFHVNKLNGGVEYAEISLLVRDHDSEKYEQRKALLVTMANTFNAKYGPRTITLEITDMYYNMREKVEPVMHIIDLACQSMKAVDVHPITKPIRGGTDGARLSFMGLPCPNLFTGGHNFHGKYEFLPVQSLVKSAETVVEIIRRVGTQ